Genomic window (Pradoshia sp. D12):
ACCATCAAGGTTAAAGGAGTACCCTGTAGGGATGACCAAACCGACGACTTGCTTTGAACAGCCGTAGTTTTCTAGCTTTCGCATCATTCCCGGCAGGGCAGATTCGGAAGATGATGTACCAAGAACCAGCAGAATCTCTTCTTTAATATAGGCCATGAACTTAAAGATATTAAAACCGTAATATTTTGCAATTGAGCCGAGGACCAAGACGACGAATAAAAACATAGTGAGGTACACAGAGCCCATCAATTTTCCGAGTGAAACAAGCGATCCAAGACCGAAATTTCCGATTGTATAGGCCATTGCGGCAAACGCGGCGATAGGGGATATTTTCATAACCATATTGACAATCTTAAAGAATATATCAGCTACTATTTCAAAGAAGGTGATGACTGGTTTGGCTCTTTCGCCGACAGAAGCAGCAGCCAGTCCGAATAGAATTGCTGAGAACAAGACCGGAAGCAATTCCCCTGAAGCAAGGGCGCCGACAACATTCTCAGGAATCAAGTTCAGAATGAATGCTCCGAAGCCCTGATCCGATTCAGCAGCCTGTGCCGTATATTGAGATACATCGCCAGTTTTTAAATTCTCTGTATTAAGCCCGCTTCCAGGCTGAACAAAGTTGACGACAAGAATACCGATTGCTAAAGCAAGAGTGGATACAATTTCGAAATACAATAAAGCCTTGCCGCCAATCTTCCCGATTTTCTTTAGGTTGCCCATGCTTCCAATCCCAATGATTACTGTCAAAAAGATAATTGGAGCAATCAACATTTTAATTAATTTTATGAATAAATCAGCAAGGATTTTTAAACTGGCACCGAACTCAGGGAAAATTGCCCCTACCATAATCCCTAAAATGATACCGGTGACAACTTGGACAGTTAGATTCTTAAAGATTTTCAAAGCCAACCCTTCTTTCTGTTTTATTGTTAGCGCTTACAATTTATTGTGTTTATCTTAAAGGATAAAGAAGGAATTGTGGGATTATGGTTTTAATGTTCTTTTTGGTCTTTTTGGTCACCAGGATAATTATCTTAATCGAAAGAATGAGCATATTTCTTTAATCAGCATCCAATCTATATGAAAAAGAAAGACCTTCCGTAGGGGAAGGCCTCATCAGTCAATCGACTCTTGAATCTTTTTTAATAGTTTTTCGTCGAATTGGGTCTTATAGTAATCATACAGTGGCAAGAAAGTTTGCTGCCATTGCCGTAATTCTTCGTCACTTAGATGATAGATTTCAAGCTCAGCGGAAGCTTCCAATTTCGCTAAGGATTCTCTGTTCATTTGCTCGGATTGCGTTAAGTTCCAAGCTGTCGCTTCGTCCATTGCTTCGATGACTGCCTGCTGTAAATTCTTTGGAAGACTGTTCCAAAACTCATTGTTAATCATGACTGCATATCCAAGAATACCATGGTTGGATAGTATCATATGATCTTGCACTTGATAGAAACCCTTAGAATCAATGTTAGAGATCGTATTTTCTTGGCCGTCAAGCTTCTCCCTTTCTAATAAACTATAAACCTGGTCAAAGGAAGCGCTTCGGTTCTCTGCACCAACAAGGTTCAGCTGCCTTTTGAGCATGTTACTTGGCATGGTACGCAGAGTAAGTCCCTCAAGATTATCTGGCAGTTTAACAGGAGAATGGGCCGTTGTAATTTGTTTAAATCCATTATTCCAAAAGGCCAAGCCCTTCACACCATACTCATCAAGCATCCCTAATAGCTCTCCCTTTATGGGACCTGTGAAAATCTCTTCTATATCTTTATAATTCTTCAATAAATACGGCAGATCGAGAACTTGCCATTCGGGAATCCAATCTGTCACTTTTGAGAAGGAGGGAGCAATCATCTCGATATCGCCATTTTGCAAAGCTTGCAGTTCCTCCCCATCTGAGTAGAGTGTGCTGTTTGGATATACCTCTACCTGGATAGCTCCGTTAGTCTTCTTCTCGACTAGCGTTGCAAATTTATCAGCGGTGAGCCCTTTTGGTGTATTTTCGGCAACAACATGACTAAAGTTGATGACAATTTGTTCGTTTAAGCCCTCTTGTTCAAAATCAGGCGGTAAGCTTGCTTTCTGC
Coding sequences:
- a CDS encoding DctP family TRAP transporter solute-binding subunit translates to MKSFLITAVSIIAVLVIYMGVQHDFGQKASLPPDFEQEGLNEQIVINFSHVVAENTPKGLTADKFATLVEKKTNGAIQVEVYPNSTLYSDGEELQALQNGDIEMIAPSFSKVTDWIPEWQVLDLPYLLKNYKDIEEIFTGPIKGELLGMLDEYGVKGLAFWNNGFKQITTAHSPVKLPDNLEGLTLRTMPSNMLKRQLNLVGAENRSASFDQVYSLLEREKLDGQENTISNIDSKGFYQVQDHMILSNHGILGYAVMINNEFWNSLPKNLQQAVIEAMDEATAWNLTQSEQMNRESLAKLEASAELEIYHLSDEELRQWQQTFLPLYDYYKTQFDEKLLKKIQESID
- a CDS encoding dicarboxylate/amino acid:cation symporter, translating into MKIFKNLTVQVVTGIILGIMVGAIFPEFGASLKILADLFIKLIKMLIAPIIFLTVIIGIGSMGNLKKIGKIGGKALLYFEIVSTLALAIGILVVNFVQPGSGLNTENLKTGDVSQYTAQAAESDQGFGAFILNLIPENVVGALASGELLPVLFSAILFGLAAASVGERAKPVITFFEIVADIFFKIVNMVMKISPIAAFAAMAYTIGNFGLGSLVSLGKLMGSVYLTMFLFVVLVLGSIAKYYGFNIFKFMAYIKEEILLVLGTSSSESALPGMMRKLENYGCSKQVVGLVIPTGYSFNLDGTSIYLSMAAIFIAQAYGIDLTIWQELTLLGILMLTSKGAAGVTGSGFITLAATLAAFPMIPVEGMALLIGVDRFMSEARAITNLIGNGVATVVVSKSEKEFNADFVPDEQAKRYDATSPADNL